A single region of the Magnetococcales bacterium genome encodes:
- a CDS encoding type II toxin-antitoxin system RelB/DinJ family antitoxin: protein MIADSIVRARIDTVTKEKATAVLTAMGLNVSDAIRLLMRRIAEVEALPFEVRVPNALTLATLQKSQRGEEMHHARDEVDLFEQLGIGCAPPVIQGRSNAT, encoded by the coding sequence ATGATAGCTGATTCCATTGTTCGCGCCCGTATCGATACCGTCACCAAGGAGAAGGCAACCGCAGTGCTGACGGCCATGGGTCTGAACGTGTCGGACGCCATCCGCCTGCTTATGCGACGTATTGCGGAAGTGGAGGCTCTGCCCTTCGAGGTGCGCGTTCCCAACGCACTCACTCTGGCGACTCTGCAAAAAAGCCAGCGGGGCGAGGAGATGCATCACGCGCGCGATGAGGTGGATCTGTTCGAACAACTGGGAATCGGATGTGCACCCCCCGTTATTCAGGGCCGTTCAAACGCGACGTGA